The proteins below are encoded in one region of Hordeum vulgare subsp. vulgare chromosome 3H, MorexV3_pseudomolecules_assembly, whole genome shotgun sequence:
- the LOC123442602 gene encoding receptor-like protein 4, translating into MRLLLPLLLAAAAAVHAANDSDDPFLSGAQANHSYNIDCGGAADFTSAFGRRWLADRFFSAGGNAGMVAEPHRFPQPQERTLRFFPPSSAGKSSCYSLPLSPGRYYLRVFSVYDNYDSKLRSPSFDVSAAATLVLSFRSPWPETAARYGAYSDLIFPASSAPDAATDVCFYSLSTDAPVVASIEVAPVHPLAYDGATTGADVVLVNYGRLTCGNGLFGPGFTNDSDAFSRVWQAGTDFRNNDLTYDAITAGGRKIFGSNQPPNYFPTKMYRSAVTTGGDASNEIEYLMPVDTRMSYMVWLHFAEIDAGVRAPGQRVFDVMLAGRNVTRIDIFKQVGGFTAFKWTYIVENLTSSTMSVRLVPVVGRPILCGLENYAMVPLETRTVPHQAAAMKALKDSLKIPARMGWNGDPCAPRTWDAWEGVSCHPGNKGLVITQLDLASQGLKGFITDEISHLTDLVSLNLSSNSLTGSLPPGLGQPSLATLDLSSNQFTGGIPGTIGSSKLQTVLLNSNQLDGQVPERLYSVGVHGGVIDLSGNKGLCGVPTLPACALFWEKGGLNKTGKIALGASFGLLLLVILIVVYIVCIRRGPYDYDFEFPQDLTSISAISAKRNRYQRAKSVMLAEMDAHNTDGFYTNGNGNGSTR; encoded by the exons ATGCGGCTTCTCCTCccgctcctcctcgccgccgctgcGGCCGTCCACGCCGCCAACGACTCCGACGACCCCTTCCTCTCCGGCG CGCAGGCGAACCACAGCTACAACATCGACTGCGGGGGCGCGGCGGACTTCACGTCGGCCTTCGGCCGCCGGTGGCTGGCGGACCGCTTCTTCTCGGCGGGCGGGAACGCGGGGATGGTCGCGGAGCCTCACCGCTTCCCGCAGCCGCAGGAGCGGACCCTCCGCTTCTTCCCGCCCTCCTCCGCCGGCAAGTCCTCCTGCTACTCCCTCCCGCTCTCCCCCGGCCGCTACTACCTCCGCGTCTTCTCCGTCTACGACAACTACGACTCCAAGctccgctccccctccttcgacgtctccgccgccgccacgcTCGTGCTCTCCTTCCGCTCCCCGTGGCCCGAGACCGCCGCGCGCTACGGGGCGTACTCCGACCTCATCTTCCCCGCCTCGTCCGCGCCCGACGCCGCCACGGACGTCTGCTTCTACTCGCTCTCCACCGACGCCCCCGTCGTCGCCTCCATCGAGGTCGCCCCCGTCCACCCGCTCGCCTACGACGGCGCCACCACCGGCGCCGACGTCGTCCTCGTCAACTACGGCCGCCTCACCTGCGGGAACGGCCTCTTCGGCCCCGGCTTCACCAACGACTCCGACGCCTTCTCCAGGGTGTGGCAGGCCGGCACGGATTTCCGGAACAATGACCTCACCTACGACGCCATTACTGCCGGCGGGAGGAAGATTTTCGGCAGCAACCAGCCGCCCAATTACTTCCCCACCAAGATGTACAGGTCCGCGGTCACCACCGGCGGGGACGCCTCCAACGAGATCGAGTACCTGATGCCGGTGGACACGAGGATGTCCTACATGGTCTGGCTGCATTTCGCGGAGATCGACGCCGGGGTCAGGGCCCCTGGCCAGAGGGTGTTCGACGTAATGCTGGCCGGGAGGAACGTGACCAGGATCGACATCTTCAAGCAGGTCGGAGGGTTCACGGCCTTCAAGTGGACATACATTGTGGAGAACCTGACAAGCTCCACCATGAGCGTCAGGCTTGTGCCGGTAGTGGGACGGCCGATTTTGTGCGGGCTCGAGAATTACGCAATGGTGCCCCTTGAGACAAGGACAGTGCCACACCAAG CGGCTGCGATGAAGGCCCTAAAGGATTCACTGAAAATTCCAGCAAGGATGGGGTGGAACGGGGACCCATGCGCGCCGAGGACATGGGATGCATGGGAGGGAGTTTCTTGCCATCCCGGTAACAAAGGGCTTGTGATCACTCAGTT GGATCTTGCAAGTCAAGGACTGAAAGGTTTCATCACTGATGAAATAAGTCACCTGACAGACTTGGTAAGCTT GAACTTGAGCTCTAATTCCTTGACCGGAAGCTTACCACCAGGTTTAGGCCAACCTTCACTTGCGACATT GGATCTGTCCTCGAACCAGTTTACTGGGGGTATTCCTGGCACCATAGGCTCATCTAAATTACAGACTGT TCTGCTAAACAGCAATCAACTTGATGGGCAAGTTCCAGAAAGACTGTATTCAGTTGGTGTGCATGGTGGCGTGATAGA TCTCTCAGGTAATAAAGGCCTGTGTGGGGTGCCTACTCTACCTGCTTGTGCATTATTCTGGGAGAAAGGAGGCTTGAACAAAACCGGCAAAATTGCACTTGGAGCCTCGTTTGGACTTCTTCTGCTTGTTATACTTATAGTGGTCTACATAGTTTGCATAAGACGGGGACCATACGACTATGATTTTGAGTTCCCTCAAGATTTAACCT CGATATCAGCAATCTCCGCGAAAAGGAACAGGTATCAACGGGCAAAGTCCGTGATGCTAGCAGAGATGGATGCCCACAACACGGACGGTTTCTACACAAACGGGAATGGGAATGGGAGCACTCGATAA